The Borreliella mayonii genome has a segment encoding these proteins:
- a CDS encoding N-acetylmuramoyl-L-alanine amidase, translating to MIDLILFSYLSLYSKTLDYLNVLDFFDANVFKFDFNIENDVFTIENDKGYLKFRVGFEYALTSSGYYMFVDPIIDIRGEILISQKVLKQIKNYFSSLKSYNKPRITSIIIDPGHGGRDSGAVVTLKIDGYDVVLQEKDFALTYSIYLSKILSNYFVNKNILLTRVNDVYLTLKERSEFANAIKPNFPNNVIFLSIHANDAPNSEARGVEFWYLPKGSKREVIKDFKGYDIKGNRYLSELNDILDIKYKYESKRLAEILYKVFKNELSETNIRPIREEQWFVIKNSSMPAVLIEMGFLSNISDAKLILDYNYMSKFNILILKALMEFINFYEK from the coding sequence TTGATTGATTTGATTTTGTTTTCATATTTAAGCTTGTATTCCAAAACCCTTGATTATTTAAATGTTCTTGATTTTTTTGATGCTAATGTTTTTAAGTTCGATTTTAACATTGAAAATGATGTTTTTACAATTGAAAATGATAAAGGATATTTAAAGTTTAGGGTAGGTTTTGAATATGCGCTTACATCTTCTGGTTATTATATGTTTGTAGATCCAATTATTGACATTCGTGGAGAAATTTTAATAAGTCAAAAGGTATTAAAACAAATTAAAAATTATTTCAGTTCTCTTAAAAGTTATAATAAGCCTAGAATTACTTCGATAATTATTGATCCTGGACATGGCGGACGTGATTCTGGTGCGGTTGTGACTTTAAAGATAGATGGTTATGATGTTGTGCTTCAAGAAAAAGATTTTGCATTAACCTATTCTATATATCTATCTAAAATTTTAAGCAATTATTTTGTAAATAAAAATATTTTGTTAACTCGTGTAAATGACGTTTATTTAACTTTAAAAGAACGGTCGGAATTTGCAAATGCAATAAAGCCAAATTTTCCAAATAATGTCATATTTTTATCCATACATGCTAATGATGCTCCAAACAGCGAAGCTAGAGGAGTTGAGTTTTGGTATCTTCCCAAAGGTTCAAAAAGAGAGGTTATTAAAGATTTTAAGGGATATGATATTAAAGGTAATAGATACTTAAGCGAGCTTAATGATATACTAGATATTAAATATAAATATGAATCAAAAAGATTGGCTGAAATTTTGTATAAAGTGTTTAAAAATGAGTTAAGCGAAACTAATATTAGGCCAATTAGAGAAGAACAATGGTTTGTGATAAAAAACAGTAGTATGCCTGCTGTGTTGATTGAAATGGGCTTTTTGTCTAATATTTCAGATGCTAAATTAATTTTGGATTATAATTACATGAGCAAGTTTAATATTCTAATACTTAAAGCTTTAATGGAATTTATAAATTTTTATGAAAAATAA
- a CDS encoding flagellar filament outsheath protein, whose product MKNNISDVFFKYDAAIYKFLNLKKEHMVRVLLGFLAASFLFSIFMVFLNYDNLFSKKVFYFRSSKGFVANLRYLRDEKKLKDNLDLLAKDFLLGSNEGFSFGFLLSDARFLYSFLKNGVYYINLSREFYDSFNNGDYNESYESFDVKVNLFAMSLIKTMRFNYPGKIKKLVILVEGCILKEQS is encoded by the coding sequence ATGAAAAATAATATTTCAGATGTATTTTTTAAGTATGATGCGGCGATTTATAAATTTTTAAATTTGAAAAAAGAACATATGGTTAGAGTGCTTTTGGGGTTTTTAGCAGCAAGCTTTTTGTTTTCTATTTTTATGGTTTTTTTAAATTATGATAATCTTTTTTCAAAAAAGGTTTTTTATTTTCGTTCTAGCAAGGGATTTGTTGCTAATTTAAGGTATTTAAGAGATGAAAAAAAATTGAAAGATAATTTAGATCTTTTAGCAAAAGATTTCCTTTTGGGAAGCAATGAGGGTTTTTCTTTTGGATTTTTATTAAGTGATGCAAGATTTTTATATTCTTTTTTAAAGAATGGAGTTTATTATATAAATCTTTCAAGAGAATTTTATGATTCTTTTAATAATGGTGATTATAATGAATCTTATGAATCTTTTGATGTTAAGGTTAATCTATTTGCTATGTCTTTAATAAAAACAATGCGCTTTAACTATCCTGGCAAGATAAAAAAGCTTGTTATTCTTGTTGAAGGGTGTATCTTGAAGGAGCAAAGTTGA
- the flaA gene encoding flagellar filament outer layer protein FlaA: MKRKAKSILFFLLSTVLFAQETDGLKEGSKRSEPGELVLDFAELARDPSSTKLDLTNYVDYVYSGASGIVKPEDMVVDLGINNWSVLLTPSARLQAYVKNSVVAPAVVKSESKRYAGDTILGVRVLFPSYSQSSAMIMPPFKIPFYSGESGNQFLGKGLIDNIKTMKEIKVSVYSLGYEIDLEVLFEDMNGMEYAYSMGTLKFKGWADLIWSNPNYIPNISSRIIKDDVPNYPLASSKMRFKAFRVSKSHSSKEQNFIFYVKDLRVLYDKLSVSIDSDIDSESVFKVYETSGTESLRKLKAHETFKRVLKLREKISMPEGSFQNFVEKVESEKPDESSPKK, encoded by the coding sequence ATGAAAAGGAAAGCTAAAAGTATTTTATTTTTTTTATTATCCACTGTTCTTTTTGCTCAAGAGACTGATGGATTAAAAGAAGGTTCTAAAAGGTCAGAGCCTGGAGAATTAGTTTTAGATTTTGCCGAACTTGCAAGAGACCCAAGTTCAACTAAGCTTGACCTTACAAATTATGTTGATTATGTATATTCAGGTGCTTCTGGTATTGTTAAACCGGAAGATATGGTTGTAGATCTTGGGATAAATAATTGGAGCGTTTTGCTTACTCCTTCTGCAAGGTTGCAAGCCTACGTTAAAAATTCAGTTGTTGCGCCTGCTGTTGTTAAGAGTGAGTCAAAAAGGTACGCAGGTGATACTATTTTAGGAGTAAGAGTTTTATTCCCAAGTTATTCTCAATCATCTGCTATGATTATGCCGCCATTTAAAATTCCTTTTTATTCAGGGGAAAGTGGTAATCAATTTTTAGGCAAAGGTCTTATTGATAATATTAAAACTATGAAAGAGATTAAGGTGTCAGTTTATAGTTTAGGGTATGAGATAGATCTTGAAGTTTTATTTGAAGATATGAATGGTATGGAATATGCTTACTCCATGGGGACTTTAAAGTTTAAAGGGTGGGCTGATTTAATTTGGTCAAATCCTAACTATATTCCTAATATATCATCTAGAATAATTAAAGACGATGTTCCAAATTATCCTCTTGCTTCAAGTAAAATGAGATTTAAGGCTTTTAGAGTTTCAAAATCACATAGTTCAAAAGAGCAAAATTTTATCTTTTATGTTAAAGATTTAAGAGTTCTTTATGATAAGTTGAGCGTTTCAATAGATTCTGACATTGATAGTGAGTCTGTATTTAAAGTTTATGAGACCAGTGGAACTGAATCCCTTCGCAAATTAAAGGCTCACGAAACTTTTAAAAGAGTTTTAAAGCTTAGAGAAAAAATTTCTATGCCTGAAGGCTCTTTCCAAAACTTTGTAGAAAAGGTTGAGAGTGAAAAACCCGATGAATCATCTCCAAAAAAGTAA
- a CDS encoding chemotaxis protein CheA has translation MEILDLENEELLGVFFEEAQNLVDILEENIMSLEDDPNNSDTIDEIFRAAHTLKGSSASLDMMELSDFTHIVEDVFDAIRDGKVNINNDLVDLLLSSLDIIKEMLALRIDGKVYLNDISDLKSKLKQFLAIYDQTRIKRFEENSTKNNFCLSKSDLEEIREGLGIGQKVLRVSVIFNSNINSEVENGGLKIFNILKNLGSVLHTIPKYEQIIEDKFLTRVDYYLIYSDTAGVKKSLDSLSLIESYLVDEFNVEEELKKLADKEIKDVDSDSNLVLTDSFDFTEDEISDLLLEVENQKLFKVRLDFAKDNPMATISGLQMLQALKSLGKIFKSLPDSSELLADKFFDFVIYYLISNTSADSIAKKINLPDVVSHFEIKNINLESLKNVGLKENDEAPIKENKSIKKNNPISVNLIRIDSKKIDYILNLVSEAVISKSSYNQINSEMITLFYNFNYFYDYQESFQRNFLIDLKIIFKDAGLTLEDEIESHINSLMSLKMEKALNDISELRNSFFRLLQNFKMTSGRLSRIITDLHESVLKTRMLPISNIFSRFTRVVRDLSKKLNKIVNLKMEGEETELDKSVIDDLVDPLMHCVRNSMDHGLETVEERVKKGKSKAGAIILRAKNEGNVISIEIEDDGIGIDPKVIRRKLIEKGTIKEDAIYSDFELINLIFSPGFSTAVQVTDLSGRGVGLDVVKKSIEKLNGTILVESEIGLGTIFKIKLPLTLVIIQGLLVKSGPETYVIPLNNVLETHRITEHDIKLLENYHEVYNLRDEVISVLRLDKLFNITRDDSLIEKFLIVVNTSNVKTAIVVDSILGEEDFVVKPIKDKFSSSTGIVGATTLGNGKVVLIIDVFKLFDLQKNTKE, from the coding sequence ATGGAAATATTAGATTTGGAAAATGAAGAGCTTTTAGGGGTTTTTTTTGAAGAGGCTCAAAACCTTGTAGATATTCTTGAAGAGAATATTATGTCATTAGAGGATGATCCTAATAATTCTGATACTATTGATGAAATATTTAGGGCAGCCCATACTTTAAAGGGAAGTTCTGCTTCTCTTGATATGATGGAGCTATCTGATTTTACTCATATTGTTGAAGATGTTTTTGATGCTATTAGAGATGGCAAAGTAAATATAAATAATGATCTTGTTGATTTGCTTTTAAGCTCATTAGATATTATTAAGGAAATGCTTGCGCTTCGTATTGATGGCAAGGTTTATTTGAATGATATAAGTGATCTTAAAAGCAAGTTAAAGCAATTTTTAGCAATTTATGATCAAACTCGTATTAAGAGATTTGAAGAAAATTCAACTAAAAATAATTTTTGTCTTTCAAAATCAGATCTTGAAGAAATAAGAGAAGGCTTGGGAATTGGACAAAAGGTTTTAAGGGTTAGTGTTATTTTTAATTCAAATATTAATTCTGAAGTTGAAAATGGTGGATTAAAAATATTTAATATTTTAAAAAATTTAGGGTCCGTGCTTCATACAATTCCTAAATATGAGCAAATCATAGAGGATAAATTTTTAACAAGAGTAGATTATTATCTGATATATTCAGATACAGCGGGCGTGAAAAAAAGTTTAGATTCTTTGAGTTTAATTGAAAGCTATTTGGTTGATGAGTTTAACGTAGAAGAAGAATTAAAAAAGCTTGCAGATAAAGAGATTAAAGATGTTGATTCAGATTCCAATCTTGTTTTAACTGATAGTTTTGATTTTACAGAGGATGAGATTTCTGATTTATTGCTTGAAGTTGAAAATCAAAAGTTATTTAAAGTTAGATTGGATTTTGCAAAAGACAATCCTATGGCTACGATTAGTGGGCTTCAAATGCTTCAAGCATTAAAAAGTCTTGGTAAAATTTTCAAGTCTCTTCCAGATTCTAGCGAATTATTGGCAGATAAGTTTTTTGATTTTGTAATATATTATTTAATATCAAATACCAGTGCAGACAGTATTGCTAAAAAGATTAATTTACCAGATGTTGTTAGTCATTTTGAAATCAAAAATATTAATTTAGAATCTTTAAAGAATGTAGGTCTAAAAGAAAATGATGAGGCACCTATTAAGGAAAATAAAAGTATTAAGAAAAATAATCCAATTAGTGTTAATTTAATTAGAATAGATAGTAAAAAAATAGATTACATATTAAATCTTGTCAGTGAGGCTGTAATAAGTAAATCATCTTATAATCAAATAAATTCAGAAATGATTACATTATTTTATAATTTTAATTATTTTTACGATTATCAAGAAAGCTTTCAGAGAAACTTTTTAATTGATTTAAAGATAATTTTCAAAGATGCAGGCTTAACATTAGAAGATGAGATTGAATCACATATTAATTCTTTGATGAGTCTTAAAATGGAAAAGGCTCTTAATGATATATCTGAATTGAGAAATTCTTTTTTTAGACTTCTTCAAAATTTTAAAATGACTTCTGGACGACTATCTAGAATAATTACAGATTTGCATGAGAGTGTTTTAAAAACTAGAATGTTGCCAATATCTAATATATTTTCAAGGTTTACAAGAGTTGTAAGAGATCTTTCAAAGAAATTAAATAAGATTGTAAATCTTAAAATGGAAGGAGAGGAAACCGAGCTTGATAAGTCTGTTATAGATGATCTTGTAGATCCTTTGATGCATTGTGTTAGAAATTCAATGGATCATGGCCTTGAAACAGTTGAAGAGAGAGTTAAAAAGGGAAAGAGCAAAGCAGGTGCTATAATTTTGCGTGCTAAGAATGAAGGCAATGTAATATCAATTGAGATTGAAGATGATGGGATTGGTATAGATCCAAAGGTCATTAGGCGCAAATTAATTGAAAAGGGAACAATAAAAGAAGATGCAATTTACTCTGATTTTGAACTTATTAACTTAATTTTTTCTCCTGGGTTTTCAACAGCAGTTCAAGTAACAGACCTTTCAGGTAGAGGAGTTGGGCTTGATGTTGTGAAAAAAAGCATTGAAAAGCTTAATGGAACTATTTTAGTGGAATCAGAAATTGGTCTTGGAACAATTTTTAAAATCAAGTTGCCATTAACATTAGTAATTATACAAGGCCTTTTAGTAAAGTCAGGGCCCGAGACTTATGTTATTCCTTTGAATAATGTTCTTGAAACTCATAGAATAACCGAGCATGATATAAAATTGCTTGAGAATTATCATGAAGTTTATAATTTAAGAGATGAGGTCATTTCTGTTCTCAGGCTTGATAAACTTTTTAACATAACAAGAGATGATTCATTAATAGAAAAATTTTTAATAGTTGTTAATACTAGCAACGTAAAGACAGCAATTGTTGTAGACTCTATTCTTGGTGAGGAAGATTTTGTAGTAAAGCCAATTAAGGATAAATTTTCATCAAGCACGGGTATAGTTGGGGCTACTACGCTTGGTAATGGTAAGGTTGTATTAATAATTGATGTTTTTAAACTTTTTGATTTACAAAAGAATACTAAGGAGTGA
- a CDS encoding CheR family methyltransferase: MQIKEIYFGPKILDDKDCNSKLTNFDFKVVSFELGSDHYLVDIMQVKEIRKSSNFTYIPNAKKYVAGLDNLRGEIIPIIDLRIMFNLEFNKKDLEDIMVLKNEDLLIGVIVDKINNVFSIDSSLIQDPHPVLSQDSLINYIKGVVDYNEKLYILLNVLKIFNYSEEEKVLKPGQNFVEKSDFVSDCDNLDMLENCKSDFSNNVFSKNGDNNENSTLNNASTFNLENIKKNLLKYSFNASLVNDVFLEKVGVKFNMVDADYLPYDSFLNEFYSKSSGNLWGADFLEEFKNEIVKNRLSFMDNLNSIFNVLEIGCGSGKETMALANALSEYYVKPFKLVAIDNDLSKVVETSRLMFLESEIGISEIYRRNSFEQSSGVYKFKSKILSNVLFEYSDALFSDLPDNLGMVFLKDVLCFLDSKDQSLILNIIASKTIKGALLVLGDNEELKNNDVFIKEKSTKYFNLYRKV; this comes from the coding sequence GTGCAAATAAAAGAAATTTATTTTGGACCCAAAATTTTAGATGATAAAGATTGTAATTCTAAATTGACTAATTTTGATTTTAAGGTTGTTTCTTTTGAGCTTGGATCGGATCATTATTTAGTAGATATTATGCAGGTTAAAGAAATTAGAAAATCTAGTAATTTTACTTATATTCCAAATGCTAAAAAGTATGTAGCTGGGCTTGATAATTTACGGGGCGAAATAATTCCTATTATAGATCTTAGAATAATGTTTAATTTAGAATTTAATAAAAAAGATCTTGAAGATATTATGGTTTTAAAAAACGAAGACCTTCTTATAGGGGTAATTGTTGATAAAATTAATAATGTTTTTTCAATAGATTCTAGCCTTATTCAAGATCCACATCCAGTTTTATCTCAAGATTCTTTAATAAACTATATAAAAGGTGTTGTAGATTATAACGAAAAACTTTATATACTTCTTAATGTTTTAAAAATTTTTAATTATAGCGAAGAAGAAAAGGTGTTAAAACCCGGTCAAAATTTTGTTGAAAAAAGTGACTTTGTAAGCGATTGTGATAATTTAGACATGCTAGAGAATTGTAAAAGTGATTTTTCCAATAATGTTTTTTCAAAAAATGGTGATAACAATGAAAATTCAACTCTAAACAATGCTTCAACTTTTAATTTAGAAAATATTAAAAAAAATCTTTTGAAATATTCGTTTAATGCTTCTTTGGTAAATGATGTGTTTTTGGAAAAAGTTGGAGTAAAATTTAATATGGTTGATGCTGATTACTTGCCTTACGATAGTTTTTTAAATGAATTTTATTCAAAATCATCGGGAAATTTGTGGGGAGCTGATTTTTTGGAAGAATTTAAAAATGAAATTGTTAAGAATCGCTTAAGTTTTATGGATAACTTAAATTCTATTTTTAATGTATTGGAAATTGGTTGTGGCAGTGGAAAAGAAACTATGGCTTTAGCCAATGCTTTGTCTGAATATTATGTAAAGCCGTTTAAGTTGGTAGCTATTGATAATGATTTATCAAAAGTTGTTGAAACTTCTAGGTTGATGTTTTTAGAGTCAGAAATTGGTATTAGTGAAATTTATCGTAGGAACTCTTTTGAACAAAGTTCTGGAGTTTATAAATTTAAGTCAAAAATTCTAAGTAATGTTTTGTTTGAATATTCCGATGCTCTTTTTTCAGATTTGCCTGATAATTTGGGAATGGTTTTTTTAAAAGATGTTTTATGTTTCTTAGATAGTAAAGATCAGAGTTTAATTTTAAATATCATTGCTTCCAAAACTATTAAAGGGGCTCTTTTGGTTTTGGGAGATAACGAAGAACTTAAAAATAATGATGTTTTTATAAAAGAGAAATCCACAAAATATTTTAACCTGTACAGGAAAGTCTAA
- a CDS encoding chemotaxis protein CheX: MRIDYIEPFLDAASSVLRDMLLVENIEMGKPGLKSINQKIKGVSVIVGLAGSVEGSIIIDMDIETALFVASKLNFEEYDNFDDEETKEMVAATLTEVGNIIAGNFVTTLHAKGFVFDITPPAFIYGENMKISNKGSEALIVPFSLPDGKIIEVNIAIRERV, encoded by the coding sequence ATGAGAATAGATTATATAGAGCCATTTTTGGATGCTGCTTCTTCGGTTTTAAGAGATATGTTGCTTGTTGAGAATATAGAAATGGGTAAACCCGGGCTTAAGTCAATAAATCAAAAGATAAAAGGTGTTTCTGTAATAGTAGGACTTGCTGGGTCTGTTGAGGGTAGTATAATTATTGATATGGATATAGAAACAGCTCTTTTTGTTGCTTCTAAGTTAAATTTTGAAGAGTATGATAATTTTGATGATGAGGAAACAAAAGAGATGGTCGCTGCAACTCTCACTGAGGTTGGCAACATTATTGCTGGAAATTTTGTTACTACCTTACATGCTAAAGGTTTTGTATTTGATATAACTCCGCCAGCTTTTATTTATGGAGAAAATATGAAAATAAGTAATAAAGGTTCTGAGGCTTTAATTGTTCCTTTTTCTTTGCCTGATGGTAAAATTATAGAAGTTAATATTGCAATAAGAGAGAGGGTTTGA
- a CDS encoding response regulator, with product MIQKTTIAADSSSKPRGINYDTGIPFNVLIVDDSVFTVKQLTQIFTSEGFNVIDTAADGEEAVIKYKNHYPNIDIVTLDITMPKMDGITCLSNIMEFDKNARVIMISALGKEQLVKDCLIKGAKTFIVKPLDRAKVLQRVMSVFVK from the coding sequence ATGATCCAAAAGACTACAATTGCTGCAGATTCTTCATCTAAGCCTAGAGGAATCAATTATGACACAGGCATTCCTTTTAACGTTTTAATTGTTGATGATTCTGTTTTTACCGTAAAGCAGCTTACTCAAATTTTTACATCAGAGGGTTTTAATGTTATTGACACGGCAGCTGATGGAGAGGAGGCTGTGATAAAATACAAGAATCATTATCCTAATATTGATATTGTCACCCTTGATATTACTATGCCCAAAATGGATGGAATAACTTGTCTTTCTAATATTATGGAATTTGATAAAAATGCTAGAGTGATAATGATATCCGCTTTAGGCAAAGAGCAATTAGTTAAGGATTGCTTAATAAAAGGAGCAAAAACATTTATTGTCAAACCATTAGATAGGGCAAAGGTTCTTCAAAGAGTAATGTCTGTATTTGTTAAATAA
- a CDS encoding HAD family hydrolase produces the protein MKIKACIFDMDGTLVNSIMDIAFSMNSALSNLGYNQIELSKFNTLIGRGFTKFVIDTLKLLSLEYNNPNLQDKLYKEFVKEYNKNLSSQTQPYENIKTLLKNMNKLNIPIGILSNKNHEELINLVKNIFENIFFFEIRGYSKKFPPKPDPENALDMILELNIRKEEIAYIGDSDVDMLTALNAGFIPIGVSWGFRSVQELKENGAKHIIHKPLELLGLIK, from the coding sequence ATGAAAATCAAAGCCTGTATTTTTGATATGGATGGAACCCTGGTAAATAGCATCATGGATATTGCATTCTCAATGAATTCTGCTCTTTCAAACTTAGGATACAATCAAATAGAACTAAGCAAATTCAATACTCTTATTGGCAGAGGATTTACTAAGTTTGTAATAGACACTCTAAAGTTATTATCTCTTGAATATAATAATCCTAATTTACAAGACAAACTTTACAAAGAATTTGTAAAAGAATACAATAAAAACCTTTCATCTCAAACACAACCATACGAAAACATAAAAACCCTTCTAAAAAATATGAATAAGCTTAACATTCCAATTGGAATTTTAAGCAATAAAAACCACGAAGAATTAATAAATTTAGTAAAAAATATTTTTGAAAATATATTTTTTTTTGAAATCAGAGGCTATTCAAAAAAATTTCCACCAAAGCCAGATCCTGAGAATGCCCTTGATATGATATTAGAATTAAATATCCGAAAAGAAGAAATTGCATATATTGGAGACAGCGATGTAGACATGCTAACTGCACTAAACGCCGGATTTATACCAATAGGGGTTTCTTGGGGATTTAGAAGCGTTCAAGAACTAAAAGAAAATGGAGCAAAACATATAATACACAAACCACTTGAACTATTGGGCCTAATCAAATGA
- a CDS encoding ABC transporter ATP-binding protein has translation MKEDVLVLENITKKYGDFIANDNVSIKFKAGEVHAILGENGAGKTTLMKTIYGIHQVNSGRIILKGQEINFKDSSEAIRNGIGMVFQHFMLIPQFTAVQNIILGYENSKFGFLDYKQARKKISYLSEKYGLKIDLEKKVEDLSVGMEQKIEILKVLYRNADIIIFDEPTAVLAPSEVDDFINILKVLTQEGHTVILITHKIKEIRSIAKKCTIMRLGKVVKTVNVAEIDDIDLTKLMIGKEIALRSSKIKFENHFNVLEIKNLSVKDERGVLKVKDVNLDLRNGEILGISGIEGSGQEDLVDAILGLKSIFKGDIFKKNSSGNLESLKGLTIKQIIDKKIGNIPSDRQRHGLILEFNVMQNIGLKSFDNPDYLRLKKIHSKSNFDLKFNFFNFIKRQFDKIKRQFVGFDLNILKKLSNQLVNYFDIRPRDTLNKVKYLSGGNQQKVIVAREISLEPDILLAIQPTRGLDVGAVENIYKKIIEQRDAGRSVLLVSLELDELVNVCDRIAVMHGGRIVGILEDNFDIDVIGKMMIGLS, from the coding sequence ATGAAAGAAGATGTATTAGTATTAGAAAATATTACAAAAAAGTACGGCGATTTTATTGCTAATGATAATGTTTCTATTAAATTTAAGGCAGGTGAAGTTCATGCTATTCTTGGAGAAAATGGTGCTGGAAAGACTACCTTAATGAAGACTATTTACGGGATTCATCAAGTAAATAGTGGTAGAATTATTTTAAAAGGTCAAGAAATAAACTTTAAGGATTCAAGCGAGGCTATTCGAAATGGGATTGGAATGGTTTTTCAACATTTTATGTTGATTCCACAATTTACTGCTGTTCAAAACATTATTTTAGGATATGAAAATTCAAAATTTGGTTTTCTTGATTACAAACAAGCTAGAAAAAAGATAAGTTATCTTTCAGAAAAGTATGGTTTAAAGATAGATTTAGAAAAAAAGGTTGAAGACTTGAGTGTTGGTATGGAACAAAAAATAGAGATATTGAAAGTTCTTTATCGAAATGCAGATATTATTATTTTTGATGAACCTACAGCAGTGCTTGCTCCAAGTGAAGTTGATGATTTTATAAATATTTTAAAGGTACTCACTCAAGAGGGTCATACTGTAATACTTATTACTCATAAAATAAAAGAAATTAGATCTATTGCAAAAAAATGCACAATTATGCGTCTTGGGAAGGTTGTGAAAACTGTTAATGTTGCTGAGATTGATGACATAGATCTTACAAAATTAATGATAGGTAAAGAGATTGCGCTTCGATCATCTAAAATTAAATTTGAAAATCATTTTAATGTGCTTGAAATAAAGAATTTAAGTGTTAAAGATGAAAGAGGTGTTTTAAAAGTTAAAGACGTTAATCTTGATCTGAGAAATGGAGAAATTCTTGGGATATCAGGTATTGAGGGGAGTGGTCAGGAGGATTTAGTTGATGCAATTTTGGGGTTGAAAAGCATATTTAAGGGCGATATTTTTAAAAAAAATTCTTCAGGAAATTTAGAATCTTTAAAAGGTTTAACGATTAAACAAATAATAGATAAAAAAATTGGCAACATTCCTTCAGACAGGCAAAGGCATGGTCTTATTTTGGAATTTAATGTTATGCAAAATATTGGACTTAAGAGCTTTGATAATCCTGATTATTTGAGGTTAAAAAAAATTCATTCAAAGAGTAATTTTGATTTAAAATTTAATTTTTTCAATTTTATTAAAAGACAATTTGATAAGATTAAAAGACAATTTGTGGGGTTTGATCTTAATATTTTAAAAAAATTGAGCAATCAACTTGTAAATTATTTTGATATTAGACCAAGAGATACCTTAAATAAGGTAAAGTATTTATCTGGAGGCAATCAGCAAAAAGTTATTGTTGCTCGTGAGATTAGTTTAGAGCCAGATATTCTTTTAGCTATTCAGCCCACAAGAGGTCTTGATGTTGGAGCTGTTGAGAATATTTATAAAAAAATAATAGAGCAAAGAGATGCAGGTAGATCTGTTTTATTGGTTTCTCTTGAACTTGATGAGCTTGTTAATGTTTGTGATAGGATAGCTGTAATGCATGGTGGAAGGATAGTGGGTATTTTAGAAGACAATTTTGATATTGATGTTATTGGTAAAATGATGATAGGTTTAAGCTAA